One part of the Olleya sp. YS genome encodes these proteins:
- a CDS encoding DUF4136 domain-containing protein, which translates to MKKIIKLLPIVLVAIVLTSCSSVKVAADYDKAVQFDNYKTFAFFKSGIDKAEISDLDKRRILRAIEAELMAKGYTKSENPDLLVSIFTKSNQRVNVYNNAWGMGAWGWGGFGWGGGFGPGWGWGWNNQPNVTTSVQGMLFIDLIDADKKELVWQGQGTGYLSRNVEKKEARIKEFVSKIMEKYPPGMDN; encoded by the coding sequence ATGAAAAAAATTATTAAACTTCTACCTATTGTGTTAGTGGCAATTGTCCTAACATCCTGTAGTTCTGTTAAAGTAGCTGCAGATTATGATAAAGCTGTTCAATTTGACAACTACAAGACCTTTGCTTTTTTTAAGTCGGGAATTGACAAAGCAGAAATTAGCGATTTAGATAAACGTAGAATCCTACGTGCTATTGAAGCCGAATTAATGGCTAAAGGTTACACAAAATCTGAAAACCCTGATTTATTAGTTAGTATTTTTACTAAATCTAACCAACGTGTTAACGTATACAACAACGCCTGGGGAATGGGTGCTTGGGGTTGGGGAGGCTTCGGTTGGGGAGGCGGATTTGGACCAGGATGGGGTTGGGGTTGGAATAACCAACCTAACGTCACTACCTCTGTACAAGGTATGCTATTTATAGATTTGATTGATGCTGATAAAAAAGAATTAGTTTGGCAAGGTCAAGGTACTGGTTACTTATCTAGAAATGTAGAAAAAAAAGAAGCTAGAATTAAAGAGTTTGTGTCTAAGATTATGGAAAAATATCCACCTGGAATGGACAATTAA
- a CDS encoding thermonuclease family protein, translated as MYTYKAKIIDVYDGDTVTAVVDLGFLHFQEMKLRLYGIDTPELRGVEKVEGKKVRDIVRSMILDKEVTIRSYKDKQGKYGRYLANIILEDGLELNQWLVDNGHAQPYLK; from the coding sequence TATAGACGTTTATGATGGTGATACTGTCACAGCAGTAGTAGATTTAGGATTTTTGCATTTTCAAGAAATGAAGCTACGCTTATACGGAATAGATACACCAGAACTAAGAGGAGTAGAGAAGGTTGAAGGTAAAAAGGTTAGAGATATAGTTAGAAGTATGATCTTAGATAAAGAAGTCACCATACGCTCTTACAAAGACAAACAAGGAAAATACGGTCGCTATTTAGCTAATATCATATTAGAGGATGGATTAGAACTTAACCAATGGTTAGTTGACAATGGTCATGCACAGCCTTATTTGAAATAA